From the Acetobacter aceti genome, one window contains:
- a CDS encoding Spy/CpxP family protein refolding chaperone, producing MMSRSSFLIAGMTVGALAIGQAHAQPPMGPHGGGPGEFSFLEGVDLTAKQKESVKKIFKESHESMKGLHKQERDLHDRLESIILTPGKIDQSKLDELVTEQNALDAKENAARQATAVKVHDILTAEQVTAAKDRHDKIRALMDQIHAVEHGESKGDE from the coding sequence ATGATGTCACGTAGTTCTTTTCTGATAGCTGGTATGACTGTTGGTGCATTGGCTATCGGTCAGGCTCATGCCCAGCCTCCCATGGGGCCTCATGGCGGCGGACCAGGCGAATTTTCCTTCCTCGAAGGAGTAGACCTGACGGCCAAACAGAAAGAATCTGTCAAAAAGATCTTCAAGGAAAGTCATGAAAGCATGAAAGGCCTGCATAAGCAGGAACGTGATCTTCATGACCGGCTTGAGTCAATTATCCTGACCCCGGGCAAGATCGATCAGTCGAAACTGGATGAACTTGTAACGGAACAGAATGCGCTGGACGCCAAGGAAAATGCGGCCAGACAGGCGACAGCCGTGAAGGTGCATGACATTCTGACCGCTGAGCAGGTGACTGCCGCCAAAGATCGCCATGACAAGATACGCGCGCTGATGGATCAGATCCACGCTGTTGAACATGGTGAAAGCAAGGGTGACGAGTGA
- a CDS encoding Hsp33 family molecular chaperone HslO: protein MDTPAFLDRERPDVPDIVVPGGVTPFHLAHRPVRGRLVRPGRVADAILKRHDHAPAVSALGGKALALVAGLSSALKFQGSFSLQIKGDGPVSLLLADCTDTGALRFYARQDQEKLDALLASGKPVTDRDLIGDGYLALTVDQGPEMDRHQGIVEITGDSLADMAMHYFQTSEQHACWTMLTAQQTDAGWRAGALILERIAGGGGTEAGSSSENLAIVDEQGEDAWDTALALAHTLTDAELLDDALPAGQLLYRLFHEEDLVVGQSRVLAYGCRCSKAKLSDVLSRFSDDDLDHMVEDGNIRMTCEFCNHDFCFTRNEVGALSGAD from the coding sequence TTGGACACCCCTGCGTTTCTTGATCGCGAGCGGCCGGATGTGCCGGATATCGTTGTGCCCGGGGGAGTCACGCCTTTCCATCTGGCCCACAGGCCCGTGCGCGGACGTCTGGTCCGCCCCGGACGTGTAGCGGACGCCATCCTGAAGCGGCATGACCATGCTCCTGCCGTTTCAGCCCTTGGCGGAAAGGCGCTCGCCCTTGTCGCCGGTCTTTCCAGCGCCCTGAAATTTCAGGGGTCTTTCTCATTGCAGATCAAGGGAGACGGGCCTGTCAGCCTGCTGCTCGCGGATTGCACCGATACCGGAGCGCTACGGTTCTATGCCCGACAGGATCAGGAAAAACTTGACGCCCTCCTTGCTTCCGGCAAACCGGTCACGGATCGGGATCTGATCGGAGACGGCTATCTCGCCCTGACAGTCGATCAGGGACCGGAGATGGACCGGCATCAGGGAATTGTTGAAATAACCGGTGACAGCCTTGCCGATATGGCGATGCATTACTTCCAGACCAGTGAACAGCATGCCTGCTGGACCATGCTGACAGCACAGCAGACCGATGCAGGCTGGCGGGCCGGAGCGCTCATTCTTGAGCGCATCGCTGGCGGCGGTGGCACGGAGGCCGGGAGCAGCAGCGAAAATCTCGCCATCGTTGATGAGCAGGGAGAAGACGCCTGGGACACCGCTCTGGCTCTGGCGCACACACTGACGGATGCAGAACTGCTGGACGATGCTCTTCCGGCCGGACAACTGCTGTATCGTCTGTTTCACGAGGAAGATCTGGTTGTAGGCCAGTCTCGGGTGCTTGCTTACGGCTGCCGCTGCTCGAAGGCGAAACTCTCTGATGTCCTGTCGCGATTTTCAGATGATGATCTTGATCACATGGTGGAAGACGGCAACATCCGGATGACGTGCGAATTCTGCAATCACGATTTCTGCTTCACCCGCAATGAGGTCGGCGCGCTGTCGGGTGCGGACTAA
- a CDS encoding HAD family phosphatase gives MTSALAPEGRLQLVIFDCDGVLIDSEGTSCRLIAEDARQAGWAITDEEAVAQFGGKALTFLKKEIEERTAETLQEDWVIVMRDRFVDSFNVSVDMIEGTRDMLEKVSALGLPLRVGSNSSMLEMNAKFRTSGLAELFDGRIHSATDMQAPKPSPAVYLKAAEEEGVAPENCVVIEDSDTGAKAALAAGMTCVLLRAAHEAVPDWPGLVRIGALSELPVLLDKTLNAQNKAAHRE, from the coding sequence ATGACGTCTGCTCTTGCACCTGAAGGTCGGTTGCAGCTTGTCATTTTCGACTGTGACGGTGTGCTGATCGACAGCGAGGGGACGAGTTGTCGTCTCATAGCTGAGGACGCCCGTCAGGCGGGATGGGCGATCACGGATGAAGAGGCCGTGGCGCAGTTTGGCGGCAAGGCCCTGACCTTTCTGAAAAAGGAAATCGAGGAGCGGACCGCGGAAACTCTTCAGGAAGACTGGGTCATTGTCATGAGAGATCGCTTTGTCGATTCTTTCAATGTGTCTGTCGACATGATCGAGGGAACCCGGGACATGCTGGAGAAAGTGTCAGCCCTTGGTCTGCCTCTTCGTGTCGGGTCGAATTCGTCCATGCTGGAGATGAATGCAAAATTCAGAACGAGTGGACTGGCTGAACTGTTCGATGGTCGTATCCACTCGGCGACTGACATGCAGGCTCCCAAACCAAGTCCTGCGGTCTATCTGAAGGCGGCGGAAGAGGAAGGCGTCGCTCCTGAAAATTGCGTTGTCATTGAAGACAGCGATACAGGCGCGAAAGCGGCTCTTGCGGCAGGGATGACCTGCGTTCTTTTGAGAGCGGCTCATGAAGCTGTTCCGGACTGGCCGGGACTGGTGAGAATAGGCGCTCTTTCTGAACTGCCGGTTCTGCTGGACAAGACGCTGAACGCTCAAAATAAAGCGGCTCATCGTGAGTGA
- the hemJ gene encoding protoporphyrinogen oxidase HemJ has product MVSEMLLPWYPWIKAFHVMSVMAWMAGLFYLPRLFVYHCQVTVGSEESERFKIMERRLLKAITTPAMISSLLFGLLLVCIPGVINWSYGWWHVKIAALVGMFIFHGFCARWRAEFANDRNTHSERYYRIANEIPTVLMMIIVIMVIVKPF; this is encoded by the coding sequence ATCGTGAGTGAAATGCTTCTGCCATGGTATCCCTGGATCAAGGCGTTTCATGTCATGTCGGTCATGGCCTGGATGGCGGGTCTTTTTTATCTGCCACGGCTATTCGTCTATCATTGTCAGGTTACAGTCGGGTCTGAGGAAAGCGAGCGCTTCAAGATCATGGAGCGTCGCCTTCTGAAAGCGATTACGACTCCCGCGATGATTTCGTCCCTGCTTTTTGGATTACTTCTTGTCTGCATACCGGGAGTGATAAACTGGTCTTATGGCTGGTGGCATGTGAAAATTGCCGCTCTCGTTGGCATGTTCATTTTTCATGGTTTCTGTGCACGCTGGCGTGCAGAATTTGCCAATGACAGAAACACACATTCAGAACGATACTACAGAATAGCAAATGAAATTCCGACAGTTCTGATGATGATTATTGTCATCATGGTTATTGTTAAACCATTTTAA